One Kineococcus radiotolerans SRS30216 = ATCC BAA-149 DNA window includes the following coding sequences:
- a CDS encoding UPF0182 family protein produces MSFSPRGPSRPVLRRRRRGAALPTVVILVAVVIAVVVGARITADVWWFDQLGFLPTFTTKLWLQVLLFTLGALLLAAAVAVSLTLGYRARPIYAPVSDEQAGLDRYRESLEPLRRLVVVVLSAAAGLFGGSVAMSRWETLLLWWNRVDFGTRDEQFRMDQGFYVFTLPWLAFLVSFLTAAVVLAGIAGLAAHYLYGGLRLSGAGPRTTRAARVHLASLAAAFLLLRAAGYWLDRYELMTTSSGYVRGVVGPTYTDVHAVLPSKAILALIAVVVALLFVAAAVGTSWRLPAIGTGLLVVSAIAIGGIYPWAVQRFQVTPNRQSLESEYVGKNIDATRDAYDLSDVEVSTYAADTTASQGQLSEDAQTIPSVRLLDPSVVSQAFQQTQGQRGYYKFGETLDVDRYATPDGGTQDAVVAARELNLAGLADNQRTWVNEHTIYTHGYGVVVAQGNDRAPDGSPSYVEANVPTSGDLDLEQPRIYFGEGTTTYSIVGGRDNEIDYPDGSAGGFATTEYDGSGGVAVGSLLQKLVYGLKFGDQNILLSGSVTPESRILYDRTPRERVEKVAPWLTMDGDAYPSIVDGRVVWILDGYTTSNSYPYSAATELGDATTDALTQTQGSSVQALQDRTVNYVRNSVKATVDAYTGKVDLYAWDDTDPVLKAWMKAFPGAVEPLSAIDGSLMQHLRYPQDMFKVQREVLTRYHVTDPASFLTGQDFWDVPGDPTVDAAAGTVRPSQPPYYLTLRMPEQDTPTYSLTTTYVPASNANASGTQVLRGFAAVDSDAGSTKGTKSEGYGTIRLLELPQSTTVNGPVQIQNNIRSDTAVADQVRLLSVGDNSRVIYGNLLTLPVGGGLLYVEPIYAQSTGDNSFPRLSRVVAVFGDNIAIANTLDEALDEVFGGNSGAGAGDEGAPPPTAGTPAPTDGATGGPAPDPATGDAQVQLQQALDNAKRAIQDSSAALAEGDFTKYGEAQQRLRAAVDAASAAEARLERSGTSGPTSSSSPSASSAPPVPGETPAATPTP; encoded by the coding sequence GTGAGCTTCTCCCCACGCGGTCCCTCGCGGCCGGTGCTCCGGCGACGTCGCCGCGGCGCAGCCCTGCCCACCGTCGTCATCCTGGTCGCGGTCGTGATCGCGGTGGTCGTCGGCGCCCGGATCACCGCCGACGTGTGGTGGTTCGACCAGCTGGGCTTCCTGCCGACCTTCACCACCAAGCTGTGGCTGCAGGTCCTGCTCTTCACCCTGGGGGCCCTGCTGCTGGCCGCCGCGGTCGCGGTCTCGCTGACCCTCGGCTACCGCGCCCGGCCGATCTACGCGCCGGTCTCCGACGAGCAGGCCGGTCTGGACCGCTACCGCGAGTCGCTGGAGCCGCTGCGCCGGCTCGTCGTGGTCGTGCTGTCGGCCGCGGCCGGGCTCTTCGGCGGGTCGGTGGCGATGAGCCGCTGGGAGACGCTGCTGCTGTGGTGGAACCGCGTCGACTTCGGGACGCGCGACGAGCAGTTCAGGATGGACCAGGGCTTCTACGTCTTCACCCTGCCGTGGCTGGCGTTCCTGGTCAGCTTCCTCACCGCGGCCGTCGTCCTCGCGGGCATCGCCGGGCTCGCCGCGCACTACCTCTACGGGGGGCTGCGGCTGTCCGGGGCCGGTCCGCGCACGACGCGCGCGGCCCGCGTCCACCTGGCCTCGCTGGCGGCGGCGTTCCTGCTGCTGCGCGCGGCGGGGTACTGGCTGGACCGCTACGAGCTGATGACCACCAGCTCCGGCTACGTCCGCGGCGTGGTGGGACCCACCTACACCGACGTGCACGCGGTGCTGCCGTCGAAGGCGATCCTGGCCCTCATCGCCGTGGTGGTGGCCCTGCTCTTCGTGGCCGCGGCCGTGGGGACGTCCTGGCGGCTGCCGGCCATCGGGACGGGCCTGCTCGTGGTCAGCGCGATCGCCATCGGCGGGATCTACCCCTGGGCCGTGCAGCGCTTCCAGGTCACCCCCAACCGGCAGAGCCTGGAGTCGGAGTACGTCGGCAAGAACATCGACGCGACCCGGGACGCCTACGACCTCTCCGACGTGGAGGTGTCGACCTACGCGGCCGACACCACCGCCTCCCAGGGGCAGCTGTCCGAGGACGCCCAGACCATCCCCAGCGTCCGCCTGCTCGACCCCTCCGTCGTCTCCCAGGCCTTCCAGCAGACCCAGGGCCAGCGGGGGTACTACAAGTTCGGCGAGACCCTCGACGTGGACCGCTACGCCACGCCCGACGGGGGCACCCAGGACGCCGTCGTGGCCGCCCGCGAGCTGAACCTCGCCGGTCTGGCCGACAACCAGCGCACCTGGGTGAACGAGCACACCATCTACACCCACGGCTACGGGGTCGTCGTGGCGCAGGGCAACGACCGCGCCCCCGACGGCAGCCCCAGCTACGTCGAGGCCAACGTCCCCACCAGCGGGGACCTGGACCTGGAGCAGCCCCGCATCTACTTCGGCGAGGGCACGACGACCTACTCGATCGTGGGCGGGCGCGACAACGAGATCGACTACCCCGACGGCTCCGCGGGCGGGTTCGCCACCACCGAGTACGACGGCTCCGGCGGGGTCGCGGTGGGCAGCCTGCTGCAGAAGCTCGTGTACGGGCTGAAGTTCGGCGACCAGAACATCCTGCTGTCCGGCTCGGTGACGCCGGAGTCGCGGATCCTCTACGACCGCACCCCGCGGGAGCGGGTCGAGAAGGTCGCGCCGTGGCTGACGATGGACGGGGACGCCTACCCCTCGATCGTCGACGGCCGCGTCGTGTGGATCCTCGACGGCTACACCACCTCGAACTCCTACCCGTACTCGGCCGCGACCGAGCTCGGCGACGCCACGACCGACGCGCTGACCCAGACCCAGGGCAGCAGCGTCCAGGCGCTGCAGGACCGCACCGTGAACTACGTCCGCAACTCGGTCAAGGCCACCGTCGACGCCTACACCGGGAAGGTGGACCTGTACGCCTGGGACGACACCGACCCGGTGCTGAAGGCGTGGATGAAGGCCTTCCCGGGGGCGGTGGAACCGCTGTCGGCGATCGACGGCTCGCTCATGCAGCACCTGCGCTACCCGCAGGACATGTTCAAGGTGCAGCGCGAGGTCCTCACCCGTTACCACGTCACCGACCCGGCGTCCTTCCTCACCGGGCAGGACTTCTGGGACGTGCCGGGCGACCCGACGGTCGACGCGGCCGCGGGGACGGTCCGTCCCTCCCAGCCGCCGTACTACCTGACGCTGCGGATGCCCGAGCAGGACACCCCGACGTACAGCCTGACGACGACCTACGTGCCGGCCTCGAACGCGAACGCCTCCGGCACCCAGGTCCTGCGGGGCTTCGCCGCCGTGGACTCCGACGCGGGCTCGACGAAGGGGACGAAGAGCGAGGGCTACGGCACGATCCGCCTCCTGGAGCTGCCGCAGTCGACGACGGTCAACGGCCCGGTGCAGATCCAGAACAACATCCGCTCCGACACCGCCGTCGCCGACCAGGTCCGCCTGCTGAGCGTGGGCGACAACTCCCGGGTCATCTACGGCAACCTGCTGACCCTGCCCGTCGGGGGCGGGCTGCTCTACGTCGAACCCATCTACGCGCAGAGCACCGGCGACAACTCCTTCCCGCGGCTGAGCCGGGTGGTCGCGGTCTTCGGCGACAACATCGCCATCGCCAACACCCTCGACGAGGCGCTCGACGAGGTGTTCGGGGGGAACTCCGGGGCCGGCGCCGGCGACGAGGGCGCTCCGCCGCCCACCGCGGGGACCCCCGCCCCGACCGACGGCGCGACGGGCGGACCGGCGCCGGACCCGGCCACGGGTGACGCGCAGGTGCAGCTGCAGCAGGCGCTGGACAACGCGAAGCGGGCCATCCAGGACTCCTCCGCGGCCCTGGCCGAGGGGGACTTCACGAAGTACGGCGAGGCCCAGCAGCGGTTGCGGGCCGCGGTGGACGCCGCCAGCGCGGCGGAGGCCCGGCTGGAGCGGAGCGGGACGAGCGGGCCCACGTCCAGCTCCAGCCCGTCGGCCTCGTCCGCGCCGCCCGTCCCGGGGGAGACGCCGGCCGCGACGCCCACGCCCTGA
- a CDS encoding PPA1309 family protein: MRAVSSDAQTSPSSVPGPSGLWRTVAEIERHVAADGWGAPLRLFALVRTADALARDPDLEWRLPANVVEEARADPDHLTSVEQEGVPEVSDLDDLLAQLAWPRGVDGAALVVERILVPPDAEAEVRAATPAGDEAARARALAAHPLAEDVRIAVGVLRDGRHECAVRSRSKDSDGEVRTGADLVPGLVSALQATFSD; encoded by the coding sequence ATGCGAGCCGTGAGTTCCGACGCGCAGACCTCCCCGTCCTCCGTCCCGGGCCCCTCCGGCCTGTGGCGGACCGTCGCCGAGATCGAGCGCCACGTCGCCGCCGACGGCTGGGGCGCCCCCCTGCGGCTGTTCGCCCTCGTCCGCACCGCCGACGCCCTGGCCCGCGACCCCGACCTCGAGTGGCGGCTGCCCGCCAACGTCGTCGAGGAGGCGCGCGCGGACCCCGACCACCTCACCTCCGTCGAGCAGGAGGGCGTCCCCGAGGTCTCCGACCTCGACGACCTGCTCGCCCAGCTGGCCTGGCCCCGGGGGGTCGACGGCGCCGCCCTGGTCGTGGAGCGGATCCTCGTGCCCCCGGACGCCGAGGCCGAGGTGCGCGCGGCCACGCCCGCGGGCGACGAGGCGGCCCGCGCCCGGGCGCTGGCCGCCCACCCGCTGGCCGAGGACGTCCGGATCGCCGTCGGGGTGCTGCGCGACGGCCGCCACGAGTGCGCCGTGCGCTCGCGCTCGAAGGACTCCGACGGCGAGGTGCGCACCGGGGCGGACCTGGTGCCCGGGCTCGTCAGCGCGCTGCAGGCGACCTTCTCCGACTGA
- a CDS encoding YlbL family protein → MSSASSAEPRPPSPGSRPTSLSPRGALLVVSSFAAVLGAALLGVVHVPYVALSPGPVTDVIAGSGEGEDGEGLITVAGAPTYPTRGRLDLTTVSLRGGPGLEMTLGELLTGWLDPAVNVVPRALYFPERQSQQEADARSAAEMTGSQTNAKVAALTELGIDVPATTTTRVESVAADVPAAAALRPGDVLTAVGGVPVADFAALQAAVQALPGGEEVTLGLTRGGEARTVTTRTVAAEGRTLLGITPHVDYEFPFSIDIAIDDVGGPSAGTMFALGIVDELTPGAMTGGEHVAGTGSITADGTVQQIGGLRQKVLGARADGAEWFLAPRAECAQVAGATPEGIAVLPVSTLHEAREAVEAIGAGEGGTLPTCDDVAR, encoded by the coding sequence GTGTCGAGCGCGTCCTCCGCCGAGCCCCGTCCGCCGTCGCCCGGGAGCCGGCCCACCTCGCTGAGCCCGCGGGGCGCGCTGCTGGTGGTCTCCTCCTTCGCCGCCGTCCTCGGCGCGGCGCTGCTGGGCGTGGTGCACGTCCCCTACGTCGCGCTCAGCCCGGGGCCGGTGACCGACGTCATCGCGGGCTCCGGGGAGGGGGAGGACGGCGAGGGCCTGATCACCGTCGCCGGGGCCCCCACCTACCCCACGCGGGGCCGGCTGGACCTCACGACGGTGTCCCTGCGCGGGGGCCCCGGCCTGGAGATGACGCTGGGCGAGCTGCTCACCGGCTGGCTGGACCCCGCGGTCAACGTCGTGCCCCGGGCGCTGTACTTCCCCGAGCGGCAGTCCCAGCAGGAGGCCGACGCCCGCAGCGCGGCCGAGATGACGGGCTCGCAGACCAACGCCAAGGTCGCCGCGCTCACCGAGCTGGGCATCGACGTCCCGGCCACCACGACGACCCGGGTGGAGTCCGTCGCCGCCGACGTCCCGGCCGCGGCGGCGCTGCGCCCCGGCGACGTCCTGACCGCCGTCGGCGGCGTCCCCGTCGCGGACTTCGCGGCGCTGCAGGCCGCCGTCCAGGCCCTGCCCGGCGGGGAGGAGGTCACCCTCGGCCTGACCCGCGGCGGGGAGGCCCGTACCGTCACCACCCGGACCGTGGCCGCCGAGGGCCGGACCCTGCTGGGGATCACCCCCCACGTCGACTACGAGTTCCCGTTCTCCATCGACATCGCCATCGACGACGTCGGCGGGCCCAGCGCGGGGACGATGTTCGCCCTCGGGATCGTCGACGAGCTGACCCCGGGGGCGATGACCGGCGGCGAGCACGTCGCGGGGACGGGCTCGATCACCGCCGACGGCACCGTGCAGCAGATCGGCGGCCTGCGGCAGAAGGTGCTGGGGGCCCGGGCGGACGGGGCGGAGTGGTTCCTCGCCCCCCGCGCGGAGTGCGCCCAGGTCGCGGGGGCGACCCCGGAGGGCATCGCGGTGCTGCCGGTCTCGACGCTGCACGAGGCCCGCGAGGCCGTCGAGGCGATCGGCGCGGGGGAGGGCGGCACCCTGCCCACCTGCGACGACGTCGCGCGCTAG
- a CDS encoding zinc-dependent metalloprotease: MDQRDDDGRERPEGEDGPEQTPRGEGVEKTPDEQRGQPGFRPSGTPGRQDPAPGQGSGNPLEDLLGPLFGGQFPGGQFPGFPGGQFPGFPGGVPQGIPGFGEAGFDPAVMGQVLGQLQKFLSTPSDAPVNWDVAHDLARQAAAKDGDPTPNAVDRREVEDALRVADLWLDGTTDLAAAATTLEAWSRAEWVERTMPVWRQLVEPVATNVAAAMGDAMAAQAPPELAAVLGSAGAMLRQVGGGVFGMQVGQAIGQLAGEVLSTTDVGLPLAPDGKAALVPENVRAFADGLEVPIDEVRRYLALREAAHQRLFTHVPWLRSHLLGSVESFARGISVDGERIAEAASQIDPANPESLQEALSSGIFEPESTPDQQAALARLETALALVEGWVDHVTDEAARPVLPHAAALRETMRRRRATGGPAEHAFAVLVGLELRPRRAREATALWELLLARGGRSARDAVWDHPDLLPTAGDLDDATAFVERRLGSAGAPVQEEDAMDAALRDLLDGGSGEGPGSTPQG; encoded by the coding sequence GTGGACCAGCGAGACGACGACGGACGGGAACGTCCCGAGGGCGAGGACGGCCCCGAGCAGACCCCGCGCGGCGAGGGCGTGGAGAAGACCCCCGACGAGCAGCGCGGGCAGCCGGGCTTCCGGCCCTCGGGCACGCCGGGTCGGCAGGACCCCGCGCCCGGGCAGGGCAGCGGCAACCCGCTGGAGGACCTGCTCGGTCCCCTCTTCGGCGGGCAGTTCCCCGGCGGGCAGTTCCCCGGCTTCCCGGGGGGCCAGTTCCCCGGCTTCCCCGGCGGGGTGCCGCAGGGCATCCCCGGCTTCGGCGAGGCCGGGTTCGACCCGGCGGTCATGGGCCAGGTGCTGGGGCAGCTGCAGAAGTTCCTCTCCACCCCCTCCGACGCCCCGGTGAACTGGGACGTCGCCCACGACCTGGCCCGCCAGGCCGCCGCCAAGGACGGCGACCCCACGCCGAACGCGGTCGACCGGCGCGAGGTCGAGGACGCGCTGCGCGTGGCCGACCTCTGGCTGGACGGCACGACCGACCTCGCGGCCGCCGCGACGACCCTGGAGGCCTGGAGCCGCGCGGAGTGGGTCGAGCGGACCATGCCGGTCTGGCGCCAGCTCGTGGAGCCGGTGGCGACGAACGTGGCCGCGGCCATGGGCGACGCGATGGCCGCGCAGGCCCCCCCGGAGCTGGCCGCGGTGCTCGGCTCGGCCGGGGCGATGCTGCGCCAGGTCGGGGGCGGGGTGTTCGGCATGCAGGTGGGGCAGGCCATCGGCCAGCTCGCCGGTGAGGTCCTCTCCACCACCGACGTCGGGCTGCCGCTGGCGCCGGACGGCAAGGCCGCGCTGGTGCCCGAGAACGTCCGGGCCTTCGCCGACGGCCTCGAGGTCCCCATCGACGAGGTCCGCCGCTACCTGGCCCTGCGCGAGGCCGCCCACCAGCGGCTGTTCACCCACGTGCCGTGGCTGCGCAGCCACCTGCTGGGGTCGGTGGAGTCCTTCGCCCGCGGGATCAGCGTCGACGGCGAGCGCATCGCCGAGGCCGCGAGCCAGATCGACCCCGCGAACCCGGAGTCGCTGCAGGAGGCCCTGTCCTCGGGCATCTTCGAACCCGAGAGCACCCCCGACCAGCAGGCCGCGCTGGCCCGGCTGGAGACGGCGCTGGCCCTCGTCGAGGGGTGGGTGGACCACGTCACCGACGAGGCCGCCCGCCCGGTCCTGCCGCACGCGGCGGCGCTGCGCGAGACGATGCGGCGCCGGCGCGCGACGGGCGGGCCGGCCGAGCACGCCTTCGCGGTGCTGGTGGGCCTGGAGCTGCGCCCGCGCCGGGCCCGCGAGGCCACGGCGCTGTGGGAGCTGCTGCTGGCCCGCGGGGGCCGCAGCGCCCGCGACGCGGTGTGGGACCACCCGGACCTGCTGCCCACCGCCGGGGACCTCGACGACGCGACGGCGTTCGTCGAGCGCCGGCTGGGGAGCGCCGGGGCGCCGGTGCAGGAGGAGGACGCGATGGACGCCGCCCTGCGCGACCTGCTCGACGGCGGGTCCGGGGAGGGTCCGGGGAGCACCCCGCAGGGCTGA
- a CDS encoding ROK family transcriptional regulator, whose product MDGPAAGGARGRSTEDVRRHNLRALLGLVHTRGGATRAEVTRELGLNRSTTGTLVGALVEAGLLVEQAPVDQAPGRVGRPSLEVRPRDGGAEVLAGYVDVHAVQVVRVGLGGVVRGRRTVATPAPPSPERAAEVLAGAAAALLAESPPGLLAGVGVAVPGLVRAGDGVIAHAPNLDWRDVPLAALVTTALEDATGHRLRVDVANDADLGLLAEHRRGAAAGLTDVVYLCGTHGLGGGVLTGGHPLTGHRGYAGEVGHVSVDPDGRACRCGSRGCWESETLAAAWAEPFGLDGDAPDLADLVLARLAAGGVVSRRTRDKLSRAFARGLANIVHLFDPQAVVLGEGLWHRLWPEVREDVMPWVDRLVMPAMRAGVSVRTSALGEGSTVLGAAELALTPLLEDPLGPLAVDRERAPAVLRA is encoded by the coding sequence GTGGACGGGCCGGCGGCGGGGGGAGCGCGGGGACGCAGCACCGAGGACGTCCGCCGGCACAACCTCCGCGCGCTGCTGGGCCTGGTCCACACCCGCGGCGGCGCCACCCGCGCCGAGGTCACCCGCGAGCTGGGGCTCAACCGCTCCACCACCGGGACCCTCGTCGGCGCCCTCGTCGAGGCGGGGCTGCTGGTGGAGCAGGCCCCCGTGGACCAGGCCCCGGGCCGGGTCGGGCGCCCCTCGCTGGAGGTCCGCCCCCGCGACGGCGGGGCGGAGGTGCTCGCCGGCTACGTCGACGTGCACGCCGTCCAGGTCGTGCGGGTGGGGCTGGGCGGGGTCGTGCGGGGCCGGCGCACCGTCGCCACCCCGGCCCCGCCGAGCCCCGAACGCGCCGCGGAGGTGCTGGCCGGGGCGGCCGCGGCCCTGCTCGCCGAGTCCCCGCCGGGGCTGCTGGCCGGGGTCGGGGTCGCCGTGCCCGGCCTGGTCCGCGCCGGGGACGGGGTCATCGCCCACGCCCCCAACCTGGACTGGCGCGACGTGCCCCTCGCGGCGCTGGTCACCACCGCCCTCGAGGACGCCACCGGTCACCGGCTGCGCGTCGACGTCGCCAACGACGCCGACCTCGGGCTCCTCGCCGAGCACCGCCGCGGCGCGGCCGCGGGCCTCACCGACGTCGTGTACCTCTGCGGGACCCACGGCCTCGGCGGCGGCGTCCTCACCGGCGGGCACCCGCTGACCGGCCACCGCGGCTACGCGGGGGAGGTCGGCCACGTCAGCGTCGACCCCGACGGCCGGGCCTGCCGCTGCGGCAGCCGCGGCTGCTGGGAGAGCGAGACCCTCGCCGCCGCCTGGGCCGAGCCCTTCGGCCTCGACGGCGACGCCCCGGACCTCGCCGACCTCGTCCTGGCCCGCCTCGCCGCCGGCGGCGTCGTCTCCCGCCGCACCCGCGACAAGCTGTCGCGCGCCTTCGCCCGGGGCCTGGCCAACATCGTCCACCTCTTCGACCCCCAGGCCGTCGTCCTGGGCGAGGGCCTGTGGCACCGGCTGTGGCCGGAGGTCCGCGAGGACGTCATGCCCTGGGTCGACCGCCTCGTCATGCCGGCCATGCGCGCGGGCGTCAGCGTCCGCACGTCGGCGCTGGGGGAGGGCTCCACCGTCCTCGGCGCGGCCGAGCTGGCCCTCACCCCCCTGCTGGAGGACCCGCTGGGCCCGCTCGCGGTGGACCGCGAACGGGCCCCGGCCGTCCTCCGGGCCTGA
- a CDS encoding sugar ABC transporter permease — MSTTGHRPPQGPERATPEPAELTEQQRIAQLARATAGGGSALAQPAPEPTFREGVQAYLARLRGGDIGSLPAIAGLVVLFVLFSLLRPDTFPTAGNIANLLVQASSIIVLAMGLTFVLLLGDIDLSAGVAGGASAAVMALVLRESGVNWVVGLLAALLTGLVLGTLIGLLVARVGIPSFVVTLAFFLGVQGITLRLIGEGGTIAVRDDVIVAIANSNVPVWLGWVLTALAAAGYAAVSLGRWAGQRRRGLSRDNLGVVIARLVVVVAVLFLVTAVLSQNRARVASIQLAGIPYSVPLIAVLLVVLTLVLSRTRYGRHVYAVGGNPEAARRAGISVRGIRMSVFMIGSTLAALAGVIDASRLNSVAPGSGGANTLLLGVGAAVIGGTSLFGGKGRVSNAVIGGLVIAAIANGLGLLGQAQYVNYLVTGAVLLLAATVDAVSRRRRASSAV, encoded by the coding sequence ATGTCGACCACCGGACACCGTCCGCCCCAGGGGCCCGAGCGGGCCACCCCCGAGCCCGCGGAACTCACCGAGCAGCAGCGCATCGCCCAGCTCGCCCGCGCCACCGCCGGCGGCGGCAGCGCCCTGGCCCAGCCCGCGCCGGAACCGACCTTCCGCGAGGGCGTCCAGGCCTACCTCGCCCGGCTGCGCGGCGGGGACATCGGCTCGCTGCCCGCGATCGCCGGGCTGGTCGTCCTCTTCGTGCTGTTCTCCCTGCTGCGCCCGGACACCTTCCCCACCGCGGGCAACATCGCCAACCTCCTCGTCCAGGCCTCCTCGATCATCGTGCTCGCGATGGGCCTGACCTTCGTGCTGCTGCTCGGCGACATCGACCTGTCCGCCGGCGTCGCCGGCGGCGCCTCCGCGGCCGTGATGGCCCTCGTGCTGCGCGAGAGCGGCGTGAACTGGGTCGTCGGGCTGCTGGCCGCCCTGCTCACCGGCCTCGTGCTGGGCACCCTGATCGGCCTGCTGGTCGCGCGGGTCGGCATCCCGTCCTTCGTCGTGACCCTCGCCTTCTTCCTGGGCGTGCAGGGCATCACCCTGCGCCTCATCGGCGAGGGCGGCACCATCGCCGTGCGCGACGACGTCATCGTCGCCATCGCGAACTCCAACGTCCCGGTGTGGCTGGGCTGGGTCCTCACCGCCCTCGCCGCCGCCGGCTACGCCGCCGTCAGCCTCGGTCGGTGGGCCGGTCAACGACGCCGCGGGCTCTCGCGCGACAATCTCGGCGTGGTGATCGCCCGGCTGGTCGTGGTCGTGGCCGTGCTGTTCCTGGTCACCGCCGTCCTGAGCCAGAACCGGGCGCGGGTCGCCAGCATCCAGCTCGCCGGGATCCCGTACTCGGTGCCGCTCATCGCGGTGCTGCTGGTCGTGCTGACCCTGGTGCTCAGCCGCACCCGCTACGGCCGCCACGTCTACGCCGTCGGCGGCAACCCCGAGGCGGCCCGCCGGGCCGGCATCTCGGTGCGCGGGATCCGGATGTCGGTGTTCATGATCGGCTCCACCCTGGCCGCGCTGGCCGGCGTCATCGACGCCTCCCGGCTCAACTCGGTGGCCCCCGGCTCCGGCGGGGCGAACACCCTGCTGCTCGGCGTCGGCGCCGCCGTCATCGGCGGCACGAGCCTCTTCGGCGGCAAGGGCCGGGTGTCCAACGCCGTCATCGGCGGGCTCGTCATCGCCGCCATCGCCAACGGCCTCGGCCTGCTCGGGCAGGCGCAGTACGTCAACTACCTCGTCACGGGCGCGGTCCTGCTGCTCGCCGCGACCGTCGACGCCGTCTCGCGCCGCCGTCGCGCCTCCTCGGCGGTCTGA
- a CDS encoding ATP-binding cassette domain-containing protein: MSSTTTDAPALLSLRGIDKSFGAVQVLHGVDLDVRAGEVTALVGDNGAGKSTLVKCIAGIYTIDAGQYLFEGKPVSISGPRDTGDLGIEVVYQDLALCDNLDIVQNMFLGREKRRGVLLDEPTMEELARQTLAGLSVRTVRSVRQLVSSLSGGQRQTVAIAKAVLWNSRVVLLDEPTAALGVAQTRQVLDLVRRLADNGLGVVLISHNLSDVFEVADHITALYLGRSAATVRTRDVTSSQVVELITTGRSGDLGLAPATASAPV; this comes from the coding sequence ATGAGTTCCACCACCACCGACGCGCCGGCGCTGCTGTCGCTGCGCGGCATCGACAAGAGCTTCGGCGCCGTCCAGGTGCTGCACGGCGTCGACCTCGACGTCCGGGCCGGGGAGGTCACCGCCCTCGTGGGTGACAACGGCGCCGGCAAGTCGACGCTCGTGAAGTGCATCGCCGGCATCTACACCATCGACGCCGGGCAGTACCTGTTCGAGGGGAAACCCGTCTCCATCAGCGGCCCCCGCGACACCGGCGACCTCGGGATCGAGGTCGTCTACCAGGACCTCGCGCTCTGCGACAACCTCGACATCGTCCAGAACATGTTCCTCGGCCGCGAGAAGCGCCGGGGCGTGCTGCTCGACGAACCGACGATGGAGGAACTGGCCCGCCAGACACTGGCCGGCCTCTCGGTCCGCACCGTCCGCTCGGTGCGCCAGCTCGTCTCCAGCCTCTCCGGCGGTCAGCGCCAGACCGTGGCCATCGCCAAGGCGGTCCTGTGGAACTCCCGCGTCGTGCTGCTCGACGAGCCGACCGCGGCCCTCGGCGTGGCGCAGACCCGCCAGGTCCTCGACCTCGTGCGGCGCCTGGCCGACAATGGCCTCGGCGTCGTGCTCATCTCGCACAACCTCAGCGACGTCTTCGAGGTCGCCGACCACATCACCGCGCTCTACCTGGGCCGGTCGGCCGCGACCGTGCGGACCCGCGACGTCACCAGCAGCCAGGTCGTCGAGCTCATCACCACGGGACGTTCCGGCGACCTCGGTCTCGCTCCCGCCACCGCTTCCGCCCCGGTCTGA
- a CDS encoding sugar ABC transporter substrate-binding protein — protein sequence MRIRSSVLLATGVAGALLVSSCGSSDPGASSTEGGESSSSAAEVGVILPDTKSSARWESFDRPLLEKAFEDAGVEADIQNAQGDASNMQTIADQMLTQGVKVLAIVNLDSDSGAAIQAKAKKQGVQTIDYDRLTLGGSADYYVSFDNTKVGEQQGQGLAQCLGAGDKNIVYLNGSPTDNNAGMFSAGAHSVLDPMTNYKVVAEQSVPDWDNQQAATIFEQMLTQQGGKIDGVLAANDGLGNAAISILAKNGLAGTVPVTGQDATTQGLQNVLAKTQCMTVYKPVDEEAKALSDIAIALIKGEEPKTTGTAEDTTGGREVKSILLEPQLITRDKVKSVVDAGFVEAAELCTGEFAAACTELGIS from the coding sequence ATGCGCATTCGATCCTCAGTCCTGCTCGCGACCGGCGTGGCCGGCGCGCTCCTGGTGTCGTCCTGCGGCAGCAGCGACCCCGGGGCGTCCTCCACCGAGGGCGGGGAATCCTCCTCCTCGGCCGCGGAGGTCGGCGTGATCCTCCCCGACACCAAGTCCTCGGCCCGCTGGGAGTCCTTCGACCGGCCCCTGCTCGAGAAGGCGTTCGAGGACGCCGGCGTCGAGGCCGACATCCAGAACGCCCAGGGCGACGCGTCGAACATGCAGACCATCGCCGACCAGATGCTCACCCAGGGCGTCAAGGTCCTCGCCATCGTCAACCTCGACTCCGACTCCGGCGCCGCGATCCAGGCCAAGGCCAAGAAGCAGGGCGTGCAGACGATCGACTACGACCGCCTGACCCTGGGCGGTTCCGCCGACTACTACGTCTCCTTCGACAACACCAAGGTCGGGGAGCAGCAGGGCCAGGGCCTGGCCCAGTGCCTCGGGGCCGGCGACAAGAACATCGTCTACCTCAACGGTTCCCCGACCGACAACAACGCCGGGATGTTCTCGGCCGGCGCGCACAGCGTCCTCGACCCGATGACGAACTACAAGGTCGTGGCCGAGCAGTCCGTCCCCGACTGGGACAACCAGCAGGCCGCCACCATCTTCGAGCAGATGCTCACCCAGCAGGGCGGCAAGATCGACGGCGTCCTCGCCGCCAACGACGGGCTGGGCAACGCCGCCATCTCCATCCTCGCCAAGAACGGGCTGGCCGGCACGGTCCCGGTCACCGGCCAGGACGCGACCACCCAGGGTCTGCAGAACGTCCTCGCCAAGACCCAGTGCATGACCGTCTACAAGCCGGTGGACGAGGAGGCGAAGGCGCTGTCCGACATCGCGATCGCCCTCATCAAGGGGGAGGAGCCGAAGACCACCGGCACCGCCGAGGACACCACCGGTGGCCGCGAGGTCAAGTCCATCCTCCTCGAACCGCAGCTCATCACCCGGGACAAGGTCAAGTCCGTCGTCGACGCCGGTTTCGTCGAGGCCGCGGAACTGTGCACCGGCGAGTTCGCCGCCGCCTGCACCGAGCTCGGCATCTCCTGA